In Tubulanus polymorphus chromosome 2, tnTubPoly1.2, whole genome shotgun sequence, a single window of DNA contains:
- the LOC141899310 gene encoding uncharacterized protein LOC141899310 yields the protein MATQREKEKALDVDDEETNKDRLFSAFEKLIVDPDWHKSVDLEKPCKSGEEIWAGKSSKNTQKSPGKLKCSVVPKSRKVPYSSEALPSMDKLTFSSEECLDKNCHCNQKPREGRLKNPLNFARVSVVSKPSRHVDIREAKLKLHCKEKDHKSVIREARLKLLKKIPSVPTINASSTFGKVSQSPAHLGEKHTRIFGDSAPNLATFKDLRDDQSSLITGANSSKSNAHWKTSANVCGELFDSLSPIRPNVAAKKRGPSGSPPLKHAACDTPKLSRSCSQEAKLDDMSVDELAGYLEEYMHIPKKMSSMAEMMYT from the exons ATGGCTACTCAACGAGAGAAAGAAAAAGCTCTCGATGTCGACGACGAAGAAACCAACAAAGACCGCTTATTTTCGGCATTCGAAAAATTGATAGTCGATCCAGACTG gCATAAAAGTGTAGATCTTGAAAAACCATGTAAATCTGGAGAAGAGATATGGGCAGG gAAATCATCCAAAAACACTCAAAAGTCACCTGGCAAATTGAAATGCTCGGTTGTTCCGAAATCGCGAAAAGTTCCCTATTCGAGCGAAGCTCTGCCGTCAATGGATAAATTAACATTCAGTTCGGAAGAGTGTTTGGATAAGAATTGTCACTGCAACCAAAAACCGCGCGAAGGCCGTCTTAAAAACCCGTTAAACTTCGCGCGTGTCAGCGTAGTATCGAAACCGAGTCGTCACGTCGATATCCGAGAGGCTAAACTGAAACTGCACTGTAAAGAAAAAGACCACAAATCTGTGATTCGCGAGGCGCGTCTGAAACTGCTTAAGAAAATTCCGTCAGTGCCGACGATAAACGCTAGTTCGACGTTCGGTAAGGTGTCGCAGTCGCCGGCTCACCTCGGCGAAAAGCATACCCGGATATTCGGCGACAGCGCGCCGAATTTGGCGACGTTTAAGGATTTACGCGACGACCAAAGTTCGCTGATAACCGGCGCGAATTCGTCGAAATCGAACGCTCACTGGAAAACGTCGGCGAATGTTTGCGGCGAGCTGTTCGATTCGTTGAGTCCGATCCGACCGAATGTCGCCGCGAAAAAACGCGGCCCATCCGGCTCGCCTCCGCTGAAACACGCGGCCTGTGATACTCCAAAATTGAGTCGATCTTGTTCGCAAGAGGCGAAACTGGACGATATGTCGGTCGATGAACTCGCTGGATATCTCGAGGAATATATGCACATACCTAAAAAGATGTCATCGATGGCGGAAATGATGTATACGTGA
- the LOC141899576 gene encoding tax1-binding protein 3 homolog: MAVHTAGQPLECLSIPIVLNKEVDRDDQGNLIYEPDGKGGKQVRYRCGFKIGGGIDQDYTKSPHGYKDNGVYVTYVYENGPAHHAGLQMHDKLLQVNGHDFTMVTHKKAVEYIKKKPVLNMLVYRKGVPPMQGSAGNMQPMQQDQYPYNPQQQYSPQGFQRQY; this comes from the exons ATGGCGGTCCACACGGCCGGCCAGCCTCTGGAGTGTTTAAGT ATTCCGATTGTGCTGAATAAAGAAGTAGATCGTGACGATCAGGGAAATTTAATTTACGAACCAGATGGTAAAGGTGGTAAACAAGTTCGCTATAGATGTGGATTCAAGATCGGAGGTGGAATCGACCAAGATTATACGAAAAGCCCGCATGGTTACAAGGATAAT GGTGTATATGTAACTTATGTCTATGAAAATGGTCCAGCTCATCATGCAGGATTACAAATGCATGACAAACTATTGCAG GTAAATGGTCACGATTTCACGATGGTGACTCATAAGAAAGCTGTCGAATACATCAAAAAGAAGCCAGTGCTCAATATGCTCGTGTATCGTAAAGGCGTACCACCGATGCAAGGATCTGCAGGCAACATGCAGCCGATGCAACAAGATCAATATCCGTACAATCCACAACAGCAATATTCACCTCAGGGATTCCAAAGACAGTACTAG